In one window of Cytophagaceae bacterium ABcell3 DNA:
- a CDS encoding metalloregulator ArsR/SmtB family transcription factor produces MGVTKKELFSTAQNNLSTIAKVLGHPARVAIVEYLVQCKQCITGDIVQETGLAQATISQHLRELKNIGIIKGSIEGTSVCYCIDEKKWDEIKKLFTDFFDKYPQKNTCC; encoded by the coding sequence ATGGGAGTCACGAAGAAAGAACTATTTTCAACTGCACAGAACAACCTCAGCACTATAGCTAAGGTTCTTGGCCACCCTGCTCGTGTAGCAATTGTGGAGTATTTGGTACAATGTAAACAATGTATCACCGGTGATATTGTTCAAGAAACAGGTTTAGCACAGGCAACTATTAGCCAGCACCTGAGAGAACTAAAAAATATTGGTATCATTAAAGGGAGTATAGAAGGAACATCTGTCTGCTACTGTATCGATGAAAAAAAGTGGGATGAGATCAAAAAACTCTTTACTGACTTTTTTGATAAATACCCCCAAAAGAATACATGTTGTTAG
- a CDS encoding protein-tyrosine-phosphatase: MKNSPAFFSPLQNYIDEIKQSYDSISNERSNAIKDLATHIDHSIQSGGNVKLNFICTHNSRRSHLGQIWSATAAAYHGIQNILTYSGGTETTAFNPRAVDAIKRAGFHIENPGGNNPIYKVYMGQNIPPMECFSKIYNDKFNPSKNFIAVMTCSDADKNCPIIPGAILRFPLRYKDPKEADNTPMEQERYDERCRQIATEMFYLMSIIKNKK; encoded by the coding sequence ATGAAAAACAGTCCTGCATTTTTTTCTCCATTGCAAAACTATATCGATGAAATAAAACAATCTTATGATTCTATTTCTAACGAAAGGTCTAATGCCATTAAAGATTTAGCCACTCATATAGACCACAGCATTCAAAGTGGGGGTAATGTAAAGCTGAATTTTATATGCACGCACAATAGCCGTAGGAGCCATTTAGGTCAAATTTGGTCGGCTACTGCTGCGGCTTATCACGGCATTCAAAATATCTTAACATATTCGGGCGGTACTGAAACAACTGCTTTTAATCCGCGGGCTGTTGACGCTATTAAGCGTGCTGGTTTTCATATAGAGAACCCTGGCGGCAACAACCCGATCTATAAAGTATATATGGGGCAAAACATCCCTCCAATGGAATGCTTTTCTAAAATTTATAATGACAAGTTTAACCCTAGCAAAAACTTTATAGCTGTGATGACTTGTTCAGACGCAGACAAAAACTGCCCGATAATACCTGGGGCAATTTTAAGATTTCCCCTCAGGTACAAAGATCCTAAAGAAGCAGATAATACCCCAATGGAGCAAGAAAGGTATGATGAACGTTGTAGACAGATTGCCACTGAAATGTTTTACCTTATGTCAATAATCAAAAATAAGAAATAA
- the arsB gene encoding ACR3 family arsenite efflux transporter, translated as MEGKSEGIGFFERYLTVWVLLCIVGGIVIGHYTGEDIEIISTLEVYHVNIPVAILVWMMIYPMMVQVDFSSLKKAGSNIKGLSLTVIVNWLIKPFSMAFFAWLFFDNLYQAWITPQQANEYIAGAIILGAAPCTAMVFVWSYLSSGDANYTLVQVSINDLILLVAFIPIVQLLLGITDFQIPYGVLVTSVLVFVVIPLLAGYLTNQWILKTKGEEFLKGKFLPGLKPFSIVALLTTLVLLFAFQGSQIVDQPINILLIAIPLTTQTYFIFFLTWFSGRFLKLPYRICAPASMIGASNFFELAVAVAIALFGLNSGASLATVVGVLIEVPIMLSLVQLAKKWKY; from the coding sequence ATGGAAGGGAAATCTGAGGGAATAGGCTTTTTTGAAAGGTACCTGACTGTTTGGGTGCTTTTGTGTATAGTAGGTGGCATTGTGATTGGCCACTATACAGGAGAGGATATAGAAATCATATCAACACTAGAGGTATATCACGTAAATATCCCTGTTGCCATCCTGGTTTGGATGATGATCTATCCCATGATGGTACAGGTAGATTTTAGTTCACTGAAAAAGGCCGGTAGCAACATTAAAGGTTTAAGTTTAACAGTCATCGTGAACTGGTTGATCAAACCTTTTAGTATGGCATTTTTTGCTTGGTTGTTTTTTGATAATTTATATCAAGCATGGATTACACCCCAGCAAGCAAACGAATATATAGCAGGTGCCATTATTTTAGGGGCTGCCCCTTGCACTGCCATGGTTTTTGTATGGTCTTATCTGTCATCAGGAGACGCAAATTACACTTTGGTTCAAGTATCAATAAATGACTTGATTTTATTGGTAGCATTTATACCTATTGTCCAACTGCTTCTCGGCATTACAGACTTTCAGATTCCTTATGGTGTACTCGTTACCTCTGTTTTGGTATTTGTAGTAATTCCCTTGTTGGCAGGCTACTTGACCAATCAGTGGATCCTGAAAACGAAAGGGGAGGAGTTCTTGAAAGGCAAGTTTTTGCCAGGCTTAAAGCCATTTTCAATAGTTGCCTTGCTTACTACACTGGTATTGCTGTTTGCTTTCCAAGGGAGTCAAATTGTAGATCAGCCTATTAATATCCTGTTAATAGCCATTCCGCTGACCACTCAAACTTACTTCATATTCTTTTTGACCTGGTTTTCTGGACGTTTTTTAAAACTTCCTTACCGAATTTGTGCGCCTGCTTCTATGATTGGTGCGAGCAATTTCTTCGAGCTAGCTGTAGCTGTGGCAATCGCTCTTTTTGGTTTAAACTCAGGTGCTTCGTTGGCCACTGTAGTAGGTGTATTGATAGAAGTACCAATTATGCTATCCTTAGTGCAATTAGCTAAAAAGTGGAAATATTAA
- a CDS encoding DUF6428 family protein: MKLSQLKEHLTDLKKVNFKLPDGTIVPDHFHVTEIGQIDKKYIDCGGTIRNESVISFQLWHSVDYNHRLSAEKLLRIITLAERELKIEDHEIELEYQTDSITKFGISFDGELFHLERLHTTCLAQDKCNIPSETNIKHQQDQTSCTPGGGCC; encoded by the coding sequence ATGAAACTAAGCCAACTAAAAGAACATTTGACTGATTTAAAAAAGGTAAACTTTAAACTACCGGATGGTACTATAGTTCCTGATCATTTTCATGTAACTGAAATAGGCCAAATAGACAAAAAGTATATTGACTGTGGTGGCACAATAAGAAATGAATCCGTAATTAGTTTTCAATTATGGCATTCCGTTGATTACAATCACCGTTTAAGCGCTGAAAAACTCTTGAGAATAATTACACTAGCAGAAAGAGAACTAAAAATCGAAGATCATGAAATTGAGTTAGAGTATCAGACAGACTCTATTACCAAATTTGGGATTAGTTTTGACGGAGAGCTTTTCCATCTCGAGCGATTACACACCACATGTTTAGCTCAGGACAAATGTAATATCCCTTCAGAAACCAATATAAAACACCAGCAGGATCAAACTTCGTGCACCCCTGGTGGAGGCTGTTGTTAA
- a CDS encoding CHASE domain-containing protein codes for MNTILGNVLKTDFLPSFSSIIVLLITLFSFWYLQSVRDERRNVFFQERSDRAEMVVEKRMIDYNQILLGAKGFIEESDTVTHEEWRNYYKTLDVNENYPGIQGIGHSIFIAPDELEDHIRFMRHEGGFSNYKITPKDERSVYTSIIYLEPLTLANQRAIGYDMFSEPVRREAMKRARDSGTSALSGKVTLVQEAGADIQPGFLLYVPVYENEGRVITNVSERRAKTMGYVYSPFRAFDLFNAILMDRFQELSIQIYDGENINDDALLYQKKYEEAGVTNSTEDLEKISQLQIYGSTWTIRYASAGFMSRSEQNLPYFVLFGGIAFSILIFFIMVFHGRSQIAKRAAMESVAARNFIIEAMPEKVSLTDKQGNFTYVNKKWKNYTGLPSEGFTFSNLKSIVHPDDRDKTESIYKECYASGKSFTIEHRLKRKDGVYRWHLTLVTARKDKSGNLISWMATHIDIHEQKSQMEELKKTNSDLDNFVYTASHDLRAPISNMEGLLHTVYDETKEQCSSDVTVLFDMINVSIQRLKNTISDLTEISRIQREYENQEEKVNIQMILDEFKQDHKDLIEQNNATITTDLPIQEIRFSRKHFRSILYNLVSNAIKYSSPDRDPKVFIRTEQTNGNFILSVSDNGLGLTEEQEEKIFDMFKRLHTHVEGTGIGLYIVKRIVENAEGKIEVNSKAGEGTEFKITLPLNSTD; via the coding sequence ATGAATACGATCTTGGGCAATGTTCTAAAAACCGATTTTTTGCCTTCATTTTCTTCAATAATAGTTTTATTGATCACCCTTTTTAGTTTCTGGTACCTGCAGAGTGTAAGGGACGAAAGACGCAATGTCTTTTTCCAAGAAAGATCTGACAGAGCTGAAATGGTAGTCGAGAAAAGAATGATTGATTACAACCAGATATTGTTGGGAGCTAAAGGGTTCATTGAAGAGTCTGATACCGTTACCCATGAGGAGTGGAGAAACTATTACAAAACCTTAGATGTCAACGAAAACTACCCAGGCATTCAAGGGATAGGCCATTCCATTTTCATTGCTCCTGATGAACTTGAGGACCACATCCGGTTTATGAGACATGAAGGAGGTTTTTCAAACTATAAGATCACTCCAAAAGACGAAAGGTCGGTATATACCTCAATCATTTACCTTGAACCTCTCACTCTGGCCAACCAAAGGGCTATTGGGTATGATATGTTTAGCGAGCCTGTCAGGAGAGAAGCCATGAAAAGGGCTCGCGACAGTGGAACGTCCGCTTTATCAGGCAAGGTTACTTTGGTGCAAGAAGCCGGTGCTGATATACAACCTGGATTTTTATTATATGTACCAGTCTATGAGAACGAGGGGAGGGTAATTACCAATGTAAGTGAAAGAAGGGCAAAAACTATGGGATATGTTTACAGCCCATTCCGTGCATTTGACCTTTTCAATGCTATTTTGATGGACAGGTTTCAGGAGCTTTCTATTCAGATTTATGATGGAGAAAATATTAATGATGACGCCTTGCTATATCAAAAAAAATACGAAGAAGCTGGCGTAACTAATTCAACAGAGGATCTGGAAAAAATTAGCCAACTTCAAATCTATGGGAGTACTTGGACTATCAGGTATGCTTCCGCCGGCTTCATGTCAAGATCAGAGCAAAATCTTCCATATTTCGTTTTATTCGGAGGAATTGCTTTTAGCATTTTAATTTTTTTTATAATGGTGTTCCATGGAAGATCTCAAATAGCCAAACGAGCTGCCATGGAATCTGTGGCTGCTCGCAACTTTATTATTGAAGCCATGCCAGAAAAAGTTTCGTTGACAGACAAGCAAGGTAACTTTACTTATGTCAACAAAAAATGGAAGAATTATACAGGATTACCATCCGAAGGCTTTACTTTTTCTAACCTAAAGTCCATTGTGCACCCCGATGACAGAGACAAAACAGAAAGCATTTACAAAGAATGCTATGCTTCTGGCAAAAGCTTTACAATTGAACACCGGTTAAAAAGAAAAGATGGGGTATACAGGTGGCATTTAACCTTGGTAACTGCCCGTAAGGACAAATCAGGCAATCTGATATCGTGGATGGCCACCCATATTGATATCCATGAACAAAAATCTCAGATGGAGGAACTGAAAAAAACAAACTCAGATCTCGACAATTTCGTCTATACAGCCTCTCATGATTTACGTGCTCCTATTTCAAATATGGAAGGATTGCTCCATACTGTTTATGATGAAACAAAAGAGCAGTGCAGCAGTGACGTAACTGTGCTGTTTGACATGATCAATGTATCTATACAAAGATTGAAAAATACTATTTCAGATCTTACAGAAATTAGCCGTATTCAAAGAGAATACGAAAACCAAGAGGAGAAAGTAAATATACAAATGATCCTAGATGAGTTCAAACAAGATCATAAAGATTTAATAGAACAAAACAATGCAACCATTACTACAGATTTACCAATTCAGGAAATAAGGTTTTCAAGAAAACATTTCCGTAGCATTTTATACAACCTGGTAAGTAATGCCATTAAATATAGTAGTCCAGACAGAGATCCTAAAGTTTTTATAAGGACAGAACAAACCAATGGCAATTTCATATTATCTGTATCCGACAACGGCCTGGGCCTAACAGAAGAACAAGAAGAAAAGATCTTTGACATGTTCAAGAGGTTACATACCCATGTAGAAGGCACGGGCATCGGCCTTTACATTGTAAAAAGAATTGTTGAAAATGCAGAAGGAAAAATTGAGGTAAACAGCAAAGCAGGAGAAGGTACTGAATTTAAGATAACTTTACCTCTAAACTCTACTGATTAA
- a CDS encoding nicotinate phosphoribosyltransferase, translated as MAYLDKHLGLYTDLYELKMAQAFLLDGKGNCQASFDYFFRKTPFSSPFVVFSGLSELLESLQNLAFSNDDINYLKNIGFDERFLEYLSHFSFKGEVCAATEGDIVFPYEPIITIKGNIVEAQLIETLLLNIINFESLIATKAFRIKQAAGNKQVIDFGLRRAQGLGGIHGSKASVAGGANSTSNVYSAFLFDLVPSGTMAHSFVQSYENELEAFRVFAENWPDKCVLLVDTYDTLRMGMPAAITIAKEMEQKGQKLYGIRLDSGDLNSLSKEARKMLDEAGLPYVKIVASSQLDEEVIHQLENSKAPIDAYGVGTSMITGKDSGALDGVYKLSYFDGKPRLKISEDFNKIILPGYKKVIRTSDYNGIFFADIIAMENENLTEEVYDLFEKDRKFTVKVSQSEPLLSKVMDDGKILVESKAPYTKAQYTNTRFQRFSKEKITYLNFPDYNIWATSGLIHLRSNIVNQLKSKYESFTYS; from the coding sequence ATGGCTTATTTAGACAAACACTTGGGGCTGTACACAGACCTATATGAACTAAAAATGGCTCAGGCCTTTCTACTAGATGGAAAAGGAAACTGCCAAGCAAGCTTTGACTATTTCTTTAGGAAAACTCCTTTTTCAAGCCCTTTTGTAGTATTCTCCGGCCTATCGGAACTTCTTGAATCTTTACAAAATTTAGCTTTTTCCAATGATGACATAAACTACCTCAAAAACATAGGGTTCGATGAAAGGTTTTTGGAATACCTAAGCCATTTTTCTTTTAAAGGAGAAGTCTGTGCAGCTACAGAAGGTGACATTGTTTTTCCGTATGAACCTATCATAACTATAAAGGGAAATATTGTAGAAGCCCAATTAATTGAAACCCTATTATTAAATATCATAAATTTCGAGTCACTTATTGCCACCAAAGCTTTTCGAATAAAACAAGCTGCCGGAAATAAACAAGTCATTGATTTTGGCCTTAGAAGAGCCCAAGGGCTAGGAGGGATCCATGGTTCCAAAGCGTCCGTTGCGGGCGGAGCGAACAGCACATCCAATGTTTACAGTGCATTCCTGTTCGACCTTGTACCATCTGGTACTATGGCACATTCTTTTGTTCAAAGCTATGAAAATGAACTTGAAGCATTTCGTGTATTTGCAGAAAACTGGCCAGACAAATGTGTTTTGCTTGTAGATACCTATGACACACTTCGCATGGGAATGCCGGCTGCCATTACAATAGCAAAAGAAATGGAACAAAAAGGTCAAAAGCTCTACGGCATAAGACTCGATAGTGGAGATTTAAACTCCTTAAGCAAGGAAGCAAGAAAAATGCTTGACGAGGCTGGTTTACCATATGTCAAAATTGTTGCATCTAGTCAACTTGATGAGGAGGTCATACACCAACTAGAAAACTCAAAAGCTCCAATAGACGCTTATGGAGTAGGTACAAGTATGATCACAGGAAAAGATAGTGGCGCACTGGATGGCGTTTATAAGCTTTCATATTTTGATGGCAAGCCTAGACTGAAAATATCCGAAGACTTTAACAAAATTATACTTCCTGGTTATAAAAAAGTGATACGAACAAGCGACTATAATGGAATCTTTTTTGCGGACATCATAGCCATGGAGAATGAAAATTTAACAGAAGAGGTATATGACCTTTTTGAAAAAGACAGAAAGTTTACGGTTAAGGTTTCCCAGTCAGAGCCTTTGCTGTCAAAAGTAATGGACGACGGAAAAATACTTGTAGAAAGCAAGGCCCCATACACGAAGGCTCAATACACAAACACCAGGTTTCAAAGATTTAGCAAAGAAAAAATAACATATCTCAACTTTCCAGATTATAATATTTGGGCCACCAGTGGACTCATTCATTTACGATCAAACATTGTCAACCAATTAAAAAGTAAATATGAGAGCTTTACTTATAGTTGA
- a CDS encoding nicotinamidase: protein MRALLIVDVQNDFCPGGSVPAPEGDKIIPVINKLTERFPLVVASKDWHPADTVHFKKWPAHCVKNTQGAAFHPKLETGIIDKVFLKGTDNRDDGYSAFEATNEDLEGYLKKKGVNELYITGLTTEYCVFNSALDAVNKGFQTYVIEDAVEGVKKKEGDEEKAFSEMRQNNIEIVTSDKVYEKVV from the coding sequence ATGAGAGCTTTACTTATAGTTGATGTTCAAAATGATTTCTGTCCAGGAGGTAGCGTTCCAGCACCTGAGGGAGACAAAATCATACCGGTCATTAATAAACTTACAGAAAGGTTTCCTTTGGTAGTAGCCTCCAAGGATTGGCACCCAGCTGATACTGTACATTTCAAAAAGTGGCCTGCTCATTGTGTCAAAAACACACAAGGTGCAGCTTTTCATCCAAAGCTTGAGACAGGCATCATTGATAAGGTTTTTCTCAAAGGAACCGACAACCGCGATGATGGGTATTCTGCATTTGAAGCAACTAATGAAGATTTAGAAGGCTACCTTAAAAAAAAAGGAGTAAATGAACTCTACATTACCGGGCTTACTACCGAATACTGTGTTTTTAATTCTGCCTTAGATGCAGTAAACAAAGGTTTCCAAACTTATGTAATAGAAGATGCGGTAGAGGGCGTAAAGAAAAAAGAAGGAGATGAGGAAAAAGCTTTTTCGGAAATGAGGCAGAACAACATCGAAATTGTAACATCTGATAAGGTATACGAAAAAGTTGTTTAA
- a CDS encoding ribose-phosphate pyrophosphokinase → MKTNPFCVFSLKSGKYFAEKTVAEINVRLADHEERDFEDGEHKIRPIENVRNKDVYVVQSLHSDPEMSVNDKLCRLMFFIGALKESSAAKVTAIIPYLCYARKDRKTKQRDPVTTKYVARLLETSGVDHVVTLDVHNLQAFQNSFRCYTDHLEAKALFACYVKNNIKESDVVVLSPDAGGMKRAEAFSEVLSKSIGTYVPVTFMEKKRSMGVVSGSALVGNVEGKSVIVIDDLISSGTTLSRAAAMCKEAGAKQVLAMVTHGVFGSKANENLKNPALDKLILTNSIPLPEKLNPDLVKQKIVVLDVAPLIGRCIQCLQTGGSVTEIIEEL, encoded by the coding sequence ATGAAAACTAACCCTTTTTGTGTTTTTTCACTAAAATCAGGGAAATATTTTGCAGAAAAAACCGTGGCCGAAATCAATGTTCGATTGGCAGATCACGAAGAACGGGATTTTGAGGATGGAGAACACAAAATAAGGCCTATAGAAAATGTGCGAAATAAGGATGTTTATGTTGTCCAATCTTTGCACTCAGACCCTGAAATGAGTGTCAATGACAAATTGTGCAGGCTGATGTTTTTTATCGGCGCTTTAAAAGAATCTTCTGCAGCCAAGGTAACAGCCATTATCCCTTACCTGTGTTATGCCAGAAAGGACAGGAAAACCAAACAAAGAGACCCTGTTACCACCAAATACGTTGCTCGTTTGCTAGAAACTTCCGGCGTCGACCATGTAGTGACCCTAGACGTTCATAACCTACAGGCATTCCAAAACTCCTTCAGGTGCTACACAGACCACCTTGAAGCCAAAGCGCTCTTTGCTTGTTATGTAAAGAACAACATTAAAGAAAGTGATGTAGTGGTACTCTCACCTGATGCTGGCGGCATGAAACGCGCAGAAGCATTCAGTGAAGTTTTGAGCAAAAGTATCGGTACATATGTCCCCGTCACATTCATGGAAAAGAAGCGCAGCATGGGTGTTGTCAGTGGGAGTGCTTTGGTAGGCAATGTAGAAGGCAAGTCAGTCATTGTTATCGATGACCTCATCAGCAGCGGAACCACCTTGTCACGGGCGGCCGCTATGTGTAAAGAAGCAGGGGCCAAGCAAGTCTTAGCAATGGTAACGCATGGCGTTTTTGGCTCAAAAGCAAATGAAAATCTGAAAAACCCAGCACTAGACAAGCTCATTCTTACCAATTCTATTCCATTGCCCGAGAAACTAAACCCTGATTTGGTAAAGCAAAAAATTGTTGTGCTTGATGTGGCCCCTTTGATAGGAAGATGCATCCAATGTTTGCAAACAGGAGGCTCTGTAACAGAAATCATTGAAGAACTTTAG